In Chryseobacterium turcicum, a single window of DNA contains:
- a CDS encoding TonB-dependent receptor domain-containing protein: protein MKKTFIIAASFLYISSFAQKQDTLKLKNIETVTINGKKKLLLERKADRLIFNVEASVASQGMDGAETLANVPMLKVDDNLGTISITGKSSVNVMVNGRMLNLSGTNLINYLKTIRSENIDKIEVITTPPAKYEAQGNSGLINIVLKKNPNLGWSGSLNTGLNQRTYSSGNSTGTLNYQSEKLSLSLKTSYIDGAKRSEENYTILGASQNYSRSVRKDMWKELTPNLNLSYKFNKNSEIGIEYIYAHQQSGMDILNETRNINPDLFVENLITKTFHREKLPTHTLSAYYDLKLDSLGKKLSFAGNFFKNNSDTDVNFSTLKLSDNSIQNVNTKSIVNPQVFSLQGDLELPFSFGTIETGLKFNQFKNSTDLQYFNIINNQNIPDVQKANLFEYQEENYAAYFSYAKSFGEHWETKAGIRYENTQAQSFTPSTNLGNNYNYGQWFPSAFVSYKKEKNVFSLSYSRRINRPSMSNLNSFRWYENPYSYSSGNPLLKPSYINNLELGYIYNSKFSASIYYLKLKNGFGQISLIDGLSQIGTYLNYYNNNFYGFNASYTDKFFKFWETSLSLNSSLTDSKVFDIEAETKNGYSISYSINNTFTINKNKTVFFFLNYSQDMPYKNVNSSFHNFSNLTSGIKVSLMEKQLQINATVTNIFAQRYRGDMYYADNSQHFNNYWDGRSFRLNVNYTLGNSKKKRSMKSINFEEKDRAQ from the coding sequence ATGAAAAAGACATTCATTATTGCAGCTTCTTTCCTATATATTTCTTCTTTTGCCCAAAAGCAAGATACTTTAAAACTGAAAAATATAGAAACCGTTACCATTAATGGCAAGAAAAAACTACTTCTTGAAAGAAAAGCTGACCGTCTTATTTTCAACGTTGAAGCCTCTGTAGCTTCACAGGGAATGGATGGTGCAGAAACATTAGCTAATGTTCCGATGCTGAAAGTAGATGATAATTTAGGTACTATTTCGATCACAGGAAAGAGCAGTGTCAATGTAATGGTCAACGGAAGAATGCTGAATCTTTCAGGAACTAATCTTATTAATTATCTGAAAACCATTCGCTCGGAAAATATTGATAAAATAGAAGTGATTACTACTCCACCTGCAAAATATGAAGCTCAGGGAAACAGTGGATTAATTAATATCGTGCTTAAGAAAAATCCAAACTTAGGATGGAGCGGTTCTTTGAATACAGGTTTGAATCAACGAACATATTCGAGCGGAAATTCTACAGGAACATTGAATTATCAATCTGAAAAGCTCAGTTTATCATTAAAAACAAGCTATATTGACGGCGCAAAACGTTCTGAAGAAAATTACACCATTTTAGGAGCTTCTCAAAACTACAGCCGGTCAGTAAGAAAAGATATGTGGAAAGAGTTAACACCTAATCTAAATCTCTCGTATAAGTTTAATAAAAACTCTGAAATAGGAATAGAATACATCTATGCCCACCAACAATCTGGGATGGATATTCTGAATGAAACAAGAAATATAAACCCCGATTTATTTGTAGAAAATCTTATAACGAAGACTTTTCACCGCGAAAAACTTCCTACGCATACTTTGAGTGCTTATTATGATTTAAAATTAGACTCACTTGGGAAGAAACTGAGCTTTGCAGGAAACTTTTTTAAAAATAATTCTGATACAGACGTTAACTTTTCCACATTGAAACTGAGTGACAATTCCATTCAGAATGTTAATACAAAATCAATTGTAAATCCGCAGGTTTTCTCTTTGCAAGGAGATTTAGAACTTCCGTTTTCTTTTGGAACGATTGAAACCGGACTAAAGTTTAATCAGTTTAAAAACTCTACCGACCTTCAATATTTTAACATTATCAATAACCAAAACATTCCGGATGTACAAAAAGCCAACCTTTTTGAATATCAGGAAGAAAACTATGCTGCTTATTTTAGCTATGCCAAAAGTTTCGGAGAACATTGGGAAACCAAAGCAGGAATTCGTTACGAAAATACTCAGGCACAAAGCTTCACTCCGTCTACCAATTTAGGCAATAATTATAATTATGGACAATGGTTTCCGTCGGCTTTTGTTTCCTATAAAAAGGAGAAAAATGTTTTTAGTCTTTCCTATTCAAGAAGAATTAACCGTCCAAGTATGAGCAATCTGAATTCTTTCAGATGGTACGAAAACCCTTACTCTTATTCTTCAGGAAACCCTTTGCTTAAGCCTTCTTACATCAATAATCTGGAATTGGGATATATCTATAATAGCAAATTTTCGGCAAGTATTTATTATTTAAAACTTAAAAATGGTTTCGGGCAAATTTCATTGATTGATGGTCTTTCCCAAATCGGAACTTATCTTAATTATTACAACAATAATTTTTATGGTTTTAATGCTTCTTACACCGACAAATTTTTCAAATTCTGGGAAACAAGTCTTTCACTGAACAGTTCGCTTACAGATTCAAAAGTATTTGATATTGAAGCTGAAACTAAAAACGGCTATTCAATCAGTTATTCCATTAATAATACCTTCACAATTAATAAAAACAAAACCGTCTTCTTCTTTCTAAATTACAGTCAGGATATGCCCTATAAAAACGTTAACTCTTCATTTCATAATTTTTCTAATCTTACCTCAGGAATAAAAGTTTCTTTGATGGAAAAACAGTTACAAATCAATGCTACGGTAACCAATATTTTTGCGCAGAGATACCGTGGAGATATGTATTATGCAGACAATTCGCAGCATTTCAATAATTATTGGGATGGCAGAAGCTTCCGTTTAAACGTCAATTATACCTTAGGAAACAGTAAAAAGAAACGAAGCATGAAAAGTATCAATTTTGAAGAAAAAGACAGAGCTCAATAG
- a CDS encoding DUF5694 domain-containing protein: MKSYILLSLLTVSTFLFGQKKPSEYFPDAKTKVLVVGSFHFDYPNQDAHKTEKSDQVDVLEPKTAAEVTELINYIKKFKPTKIAIEAWPDWKANEKLKEYKDGKHRDQRDERYQLAMRLATELKINELHSIDANSVLDGFIEKFGKTDSLYFKNMLKDYDFLNDDCISQQYNTFIKNTERKNFKSLLEMFKYMNSKEYHQYEYGAYLTGDFKLREHDGADLLALYWYNRNLRMFRKIQSIPTTPEDRILVIAGNGHATVFRQLFTISPEYDYVEFSSLDSKK, translated from the coding sequence ATGAAATCATACATTTTACTAAGCTTATTAACGGTATCAACATTTTTATTCGGACAGAAAAAACCTTCAGAATATTTCCCAGATGCGAAAACCAAAGTTTTGGTTGTTGGTTCATTTCATTTTGATTATCCCAATCAAGATGCTCATAAAACAGAAAAAAGTGACCAAGTAGATGTTTTAGAACCTAAAACTGCAGCCGAAGTAACGGAATTAATCAATTACATCAAAAAATTTAAGCCTACAAAAATTGCTATTGAAGCTTGGCCAGACTGGAAAGCCAATGAAAAACTAAAAGAATATAAAGACGGTAAACACAGAGACCAAAGAGACGAGCGTTATCAGCTTGCTATGCGCCTTGCAACAGAACTTAAAATCAACGAACTGCACAGTATTGATGCGAATTCGGTGTTGGATGGATTTATAGAAAAATTTGGCAAGACAGATTCTTTATATTTTAAAAACATGCTTAAAGATTATGATTTTTTGAATGATGACTGCATTTCTCAGCAGTATAATACTTTTATTAAAAATACAGAGCGAAAAAACTTTAAATCACTTCTTGAGATGTTCAAATATATGAACAGTAAAGAATACCATCAATATGAATACGGAGCCTATTTGACAGGAGATTTTAAATTGAGAGAGCATGATGGCGCAGATTTGCTTGCTTTATATTGGTACAACAGAAATCTTAGAATGTTCAGAAAAATTCAGAGCATCCCAACAACACCTGAAGATAGAATTTTAGTGATTGCAGGAAATGGTCATGCTACAGTTTTCAGACAGCTCTTCACGATTTCTCCGGAATATGATTATGTTGAATTTTCATCTTTAGACTCAAAAAAATAA
- a CDS encoding sensor histidine kinase, translated as MKKNQIFFLHIFYWILNLTFSILVPMLAWKTEHSLLNVTFFMVSFIVFYINYFYIVPFFFNIKKLYLTIFGFFISVGCFVVFRYLAEELILPLFIGHGNYAEGTSLWFYYFDNVFYSSNTLFISTALALFNIFFKREDERQQLIQEKQSAELKALKTQINPHFIFNSLNNIYSLVFQNSEKALPAIEELSKLLRYSTKDLEQDFIPLEREIGYVESLIELEKLRIKNPEKITVLKHIKNPTLKISPMLIVPFVENAFKHGDFRNKGFEMKISDNNKVLHFYLLNFKKERMKDSVSGIGIENVKKRLEILYPKKHTLNIIETETDFTVDLKIDLKNEEN; from the coding sequence ATGAAAAAAAATCAAATCTTCTTTCTTCACATTTTCTATTGGATTCTTAATCTTACTTTTTCGATTCTAGTGCCGATGTTAGCATGGAAAACTGAACATTCTTTACTGAATGTCACATTTTTTATGGTTAGTTTTATCGTTTTTTATATCAATTATTTTTATATCGTTCCGTTTTTCTTTAATATCAAAAAGCTGTATTTAACGATCTTTGGTTTTTTTATTAGCGTTGGTTGTTTTGTAGTCTTTAGGTATTTGGCAGAAGAATTGATTTTGCCGTTGTTTATCGGACATGGTAATTATGCTGAAGGTACTTCGCTTTGGTTTTACTATTTTGATAATGTTTTTTATAGTTCAAACACATTGTTCATTAGTACTGCGCTGGCTTTATTCAATATATTTTTTAAAAGGGAGGATGAGCGTCAACAATTAATTCAGGAAAAACAATCTGCCGAACTCAAAGCTTTGAAAACACAGATTAACCCGCATTTTATTTTTAATTCGCTTAATAATATTTATTCTTTGGTATTTCAGAACTCCGAAAAAGCTTTGCCTGCAATCGAAGAACTTAGCAAGCTGTTGCGGTATTCAACAAAAGATTTAGAGCAAGATTTTATTCCTTTGGAACGAGAAATCGGGTATGTGGAAAGTTTGATTGAGCTTGAAAAATTGAGAATAAAAAACCCTGAAAAAATTACTGTATTAAAGCATATTAAAAATCCAACTTTGAAAATTTCACCGATGTTAATTGTTCCTTTTGTTGAAAATGCTTTTAAACATGGTGATTTTAGAAATAAAGGTTTTGAAATGAAAATTTCAGACAATAATAAGGTTCTGCATTTTTATCTTTTAAATTTTAAAAAAGAAAGAATGAAAGATTCTGTTTCTGGAATTGGAATTGAAAACGTAAAAAAACGCCTTGAAATTTTATATCCCAAAAAACATACATTGAATATCATTGAAACGGAAACTGATTTTACCGTAGATTTAAAGATAGATTTAAAGAATGAAGAAAATTAA
- a CDS encoding LytR/AlgR family response regulator transcription factor, producing MKKIKCIIVDDEPLAVSLLENYVEKIPFLELIFSSENPIEALEFIQKNEADLVFLDIQMPELTGINFMKIVGDKMKYILTTAYSEYALEGYEHHVVDYLLKPISFERFNKSVLKAQERFPLDETKEVNHFFVKSSGQQHRINFEDVFYVESIKDYVNIKTQNQEYIVLDTLKSLENKLPANFIRIHKSFILNLDKVKSLSSKKVILISEHEISVGEMYKSNLLDKLK from the coding sequence ATGAAGAAAATTAAATGTATTATCGTTGATGACGAGCCGCTTGCTGTTTCACTTCTTGAGAATTATGTTGAAAAAATTCCGTTTCTTGAGCTTATCTTTTCGTCGGAAAATCCTATTGAAGCTTTAGAATTTATTCAAAAGAATGAGGCAGACCTTGTTTTCCTAGATATTCAAATGCCGGAATTAACAGGAATAAATTTCATGAAAATTGTAGGCGATAAAATGAAATATATTTTGACAACAGCGTATTCAGAATATGCTTTGGAAGGATATGAGCATCATGTTGTAGACTATCTTTTGAAACCGATTTCTTTTGAACGTTTTAATAAAAGTGTTTTGAAAGCTCAGGAGCGATTTCCTTTAGATGAAACCAAAGAGGTTAATCATTTTTTCGTAAAATCTTCCGGCCAACAACATAGAATTAATTTTGAGGATGTTTTTTATGTGGAAAGTATTAAAGATTATGTCAATATCAAGACCCAAAACCAGGAGTATATTGTTTTAGATACTTTAAAATCCCTCGAAAATAAGCTTCCTGCAAATTTTATAAGAATTCACAAATCTTTTATTTTAAATTTAGATAAAGTGAAAAGTTTAAGTTCAAAGAAAGTCATATTAATATCTGAACATGAAATTTCGGTGGGAGAAATGTATAAATCTAATCTTTTAGATAAATTGAAATAA
- a CDS encoding AraC family transcriptional regulator: MKKPKYYPSKSNETFSFEHVHTKFDKQVPLHQQETWELAYIITGSGTRIIGDVVENFSEGEIILIPPDIPHCWSFDKNTHDKEGKIENMCIFFKSKFLTNLKNFYPEFSKSVAKIEENMNALSFHGETQNKLQKLLKSMPSQNPAERLSSMILILNHISSSESTTIVSHTKERKNEDKLHEIYMFILNQSHRAISLDEVAQIAGMPKSTFCLFFKKMTGKSFVTYLTDFRIESSCQMLIKTKMSVSEICIATGFNDIPYFNRIFKKAKNMTPTEYRKTNSAIEKQN, encoded by the coding sequence ATGAAAAAGCCTAAATATTATCCAAGTAAGTCTAATGAAACGTTTAGTTTTGAACATGTACATACTAAATTTGATAAGCAGGTTCCTTTGCATCAGCAAGAGACTTGGGAATTAGCCTACATCATCACAGGTTCTGGCACCAGGATTATTGGGGATGTTGTTGAAAATTTTTCTGAGGGTGAAATTATTCTTATTCCGCCTGATATTCCTCATTGCTGGTCGTTTGATAAAAATACACATGACAAAGAAGGCAAAATAGAAAACATGTGCATTTTCTTTAAGAGTAAATTTCTGACTAATTTAAAAAACTTCTATCCTGAATTTAGCAAAAGTGTAGCAAAAATTGAGGAAAACATGAATGCTTTGTCTTTTCACGGTGAAACTCAGAACAAACTGCAGAAACTTTTAAAATCTATGCCTTCTCAAAATCCGGCTGAGCGTTTATCTAGTATGATTTTAATTTTAAATCATATTTCATCTTCCGAATCGACAACTATTGTAAGCCACACTAAAGAAAGAAAAAATGAAGATAAGCTTCACGAAATTTACATGTTCATTCTTAACCAATCTCACAGAGCCATTTCATTAGATGAGGTTGCTCAAATTGCAGGAATGCCAAAATCGACGTTCTGTTTATTTTTCAAAAAAATGACCGGAAAATCTTTTGTCACCTATCTTACAGATTTCCGCATTGAATCTTCGTGTCAAATGCTTATAAAAACTAAAATGTCGGTTTCAGAAATTTGTATCGCCACCGGATTTAATGACATTCCTTACTTTAACAGGATTTTTAAAAAAGCAAAAAATATGACTCCCACAGAATATCGTAAGACTAATTCAGCAATAGAAAAACAGAACTAA
- a CDS encoding acyltransferase family protein, giving the protein MELTQTKPHYEILDGLRGVAAITVVFFHVFEIFSNGDHTKQIINHGYLAVDFFFMLSGFVISYAYDNRWNTMTLKDFLIRRLVRLQPMIIIGSLIGASLFYFQYSPDLGWGEIAETPIWKVILVMMIGMTVFPVGKSLDIRGWGEMHPLNGPSWSLFYEYIANIVYALILRRLSKLVLIILMIVAAGFTIHLAFTNPNGDIIGGWSIDDSTQLKIGFTRLAFPFIAGIVLAKTLKLKFTPKAFFTTSVLLVAVLAFPRLGGTTAHWQNALYECFALMIVFPLIIWLAAGGKVIGKTANKVCKFLGDISYPLYITHFPIAYVFYAWAVNGKNTMETSWLQGLLTVVVSIMIAYVSMKCYDIPVRKWLAAKLITKK; this is encoded by the coding sequence ATGGAACTCACCCAAACAAAACCTCACTACGAAATTCTCGACGGATTGCGTGGTGTCGCAGCAATAACTGTTGTTTTCTTTCATGTTTTTGAAATTTTTTCAAACGGAGACCACACCAAACAAATTATCAATCACGGTTATTTGGCGGTAGATTTTTTCTTTATGCTTTCGGGTTTTGTGATAAGCTATGCATACGATAATCGTTGGAATACAATGACTTTAAAAGATTTTTTAATCAGACGTTTAGTCAGGCTTCAACCGATGATTATTATCGGTTCATTAATTGGGGCTTCACTTTTTTATTTCCAGTATTCACCGGATTTAGGCTGGGGAGAAATTGCTGAAACGCCAATATGGAAAGTTATTCTTGTGATGATGATTGGGATGACCGTTTTTCCTGTCGGAAAGTCTCTAGACATTCGGGGTTGGGGCGAAATGCATCCTCTAAATGGACCCAGCTGGTCACTTTTTTATGAATATATTGCCAATATTGTCTATGCTTTAATTTTGAGAAGATTATCGAAATTAGTTTTAATCATTTTGATGATTGTTGCAGCAGGATTTACGATTCATTTGGCGTTTACCAATCCGAACGGAGATATTATCGGTGGCTGGTCTATAGATGATTCTACACAGCTGAAAATTGGTTTTACAAGATTGGCTTTTCCATTTATTGCCGGAATTGTTTTGGCTAAAACTTTAAAACTAAAATTTACTCCAAAAGCATTTTTTACGACAAGTGTCCTTTTAGTTGCTGTTTTGGCTTTCCCGAGATTGGGAGGAACGACAGCGCATTGGCAAAATGCGTTGTATGAATGTTTTGCTTTGATGATTGTATTTCCGTTAATAATTTGGCTCGCTGCGGGAGGAAAGGTGATTGGTAAAACGGCTAATAAAGTATGTAAATTTTTAGGTGATATTTCTTATCCGCTATACATTACGCATTTTCCTATTGCTTATGTTTTTTATGCTTGGGCAGTGAATGGTAAAAATACGATGGAAACTTCTTGGCTTCAAGGTTTATTAACAGTTGTAGTTTCGATAATGATCGCATATGTTTCAATGAAATGCTATGATATTCCTGTAAGGAAATGGCTTGCTGCTAAGCTGATTACTAAAAAATAG
- a CDS encoding aconitate hydratase, with the protein MTFDIDMIKKVYERYPERIAVARQITGKPLTLSEKILYTHLWEGNATQEYERGNSYVDFAPDRVAMQDATAQMALLQFMQAGKTKVAVPSTAHADHLIQARVGAEADLQEGINKNSEVFNFLSSVCDKYGIGFWKPGAGIIHQVVLENYAFPGGMMIGTDSHTVNAGGLGMVAIGVGGADAVDVMAGMAWELKMPKLIGVKLTGKMSGWTSAKDVILKVAGILTVKGGTGCIVEYFGEGAESLSATGKGTICNMGAEIGATTSTFGYDDSMRRYLAATGRQDVVDAADKIAEHLTGDAEVYASPEQYFDQVIEINLSELTPHLNGPFTPDLATPVSEFKAKAEANGWPLEVEWALIGSCTNSSYEDLSRAASIVEDAVAKGVKPKAILGINPGSEQVKFTAERDGFLDSFRKFENTRIFTNACGPCIGQWDREGADKGEKNSIIHSFNRNFAKRADGNPNTHAFVASPEMVAAVAISGRLDFNPITDTLTNEFGEQIKLDEPKGFELPAKGFAVDDNGYQAPSADGSSVEVNVSPTSDRLQLLEEFPAWDGKNITGAKVLIKAFGKCTTDHISMAGPWLKYRGHLDNISNNMLIGAVNAYNMETNHVKNELTGEYGEVPAVQRAYKAAGVPTIVVGDQNYGEGSSREHAAMEPRHLGVKAVLVKSFARIHETNLKKQGMLGLTFANEADYDKILEDDTVNFLDLDQFAPEKQLTLEFVHADGTKDIILANHTYNAQQIDWFKAGSALNLIKQQEN; encoded by the coding sequence ATGACTTTCGACATTGACATGATCAAAAAAGTGTACGAGCGTTACCCAGAAAGAATTGCTGTGGCAAGACAAATTACGGGAAAGCCATTAACACTTTCAGAAAAAATCCTTTATACCCACTTATGGGAAGGAAATGCAACCCAAGAATATGAAAGAGGAAACTCTTACGTAGATTTCGCACCAGACAGAGTTGCAATGCAGGATGCCACTGCGCAAATGGCGCTTTTACAATTTATGCAGGCTGGAAAAACTAAAGTAGCTGTTCCGTCAACTGCTCATGCCGATCACTTGATCCAGGCAAGAGTGGGCGCTGAAGCAGATTTACAGGAAGGTATTAATAAAAACTCTGAGGTTTTCAACTTCTTAAGTTCAGTTTGTGATAAATACGGAATTGGTTTCTGGAAACCGGGAGCCGGAATCATTCACCAAGTTGTCTTAGAAAATTACGCATTTCCAGGAGGAATGATGATTGGAACCGACTCTCACACTGTAAATGCAGGAGGTTTAGGAATGGTTGCCATCGGAGTTGGTGGTGCAGATGCCGTAGACGTAATGGCAGGAATGGCTTGGGAGTTGAAGATGCCAAAATTAATTGGAGTAAAGCTAACAGGTAAAATGTCTGGCTGGACTTCCGCAAAAGATGTTATTCTAAAAGTTGCAGGAATTCTTACTGTAAAAGGAGGAACAGGATGCATCGTAGAATATTTCGGAGAAGGTGCAGAATCTCTTTCAGCAACAGGAAAAGGTACCATCTGTAACATGGGTGCTGAAATTGGAGCGACAACCTCAACTTTTGGTTATGATGACTCCATGAGAAGATATTTAGCCGCAACAGGAAGACAAGATGTTGTAGATGCTGCCGATAAAATTGCTGAACATTTAACGGGTGATGCAGAAGTGTACGCCAGCCCTGAACAATATTTCGATCAAGTAATTGAAATCAACCTTTCAGAATTAACTCCTCATTTAAATGGACCTTTCACTCCAGATTTAGCGACTCCAGTTTCTGAATTCAAAGCTAAAGCTGAAGCTAACGGATGGCCTCTTGAGGTAGAATGGGCATTAATCGGATCGTGTACCAACTCTTCTTATGAAGATCTTTCGAGAGCCGCTTCTATTGTGGAAGATGCCGTAGCAAAAGGGGTAAAACCAAAAGCTATTTTAGGAATCAATCCAGGTTCTGAGCAAGTGAAGTTTACAGCAGAAAGAGACGGTTTCTTAGATTCTTTCAGAAAATTTGAAAATACAAGAATCTTTACCAATGCTTGTGGACCTTGTATCGGACAATGGGATAGAGAAGGCGCTGATAAAGGCGAGAAAAACTCAATTATTCACTCTTTCAACAGAAACTTTGCAAAAAGAGCCGATGGAAACCCAAATACCCATGCTTTTGTAGCTTCTCCGGAAATGGTTGCTGCTGTAGCGATTTCAGGAAGATTAGATTTCAATCCAATTACTGATACGTTAACCAACGAATTTGGCGAACAAATTAAGCTTGATGAGCCTAAAGGTTTTGAATTACCAGCAAAAGGATTTGCTGTAGATGACAACGGATATCAAGCGCCATCAGCAGACGGATCTAGTGTTGAGGTGAACGTAAGCCCCACTTCAGACAGACTTCAATTATTGGAAGAATTCCCAGCTTGGGATGGTAAAAATATTACTGGAGCAAAAGTTTTAATAAAAGCTTTCGGAAAATGTACCACTGACCATATTTCTATGGCAGGACCTTGGTTGAAATACAGAGGTCACCTTGATAATATCTCAAACAACATGTTGATTGGAGCCGTAAATGCTTACAACATGGAAACCAACCACGTTAAAAATGAATTGACGGGTGAATATGGTGAAGTTCCGGCTGTACAAAGAGCTTACAAAGCTGCAGGCGTTCCTACTATTGTGGTGGGAGACCAAAACTACGGTGAAGGTTCTTCAAGAGAGCATGCCGCAATGGAGCCGAGACATCTTGGTGTAAAAGCTGTTTTAGTAAAATCATTTGCAAGAATCCATGAAACAAACCTTAAAAAACAAGGAATGTTGGGATTAACTTTCGCTAATGAAGCTGACTATGATAAAATTTTAGAAGACGACACGGTTAATTTCTTAGACCTTGATCAGTTTGCTCCAGAAAAGCAATTGACTTTAGAGTTTGTACATGCTGATGGAACCAAAGATATTATCTTGGCAAATCATACGTATAACGCTCAACAAATTGATTGGTTTAAAGCAGGTTCTGCGTTGAACTTAATTAAGCAGCAGGAAAATTAA